TCATAATGGTTTTTTTTCTTTGGCCGGAAATAATGCTTTTCGTACCAGGTGAAATGGAAATACCCGTCGGTCTTTTTATGGGTAGCTAAACGCATAAACCATTTCAGCGCCAGGTCATTGCTGATAAAACGGCTGTAGGCAGAGCTGCGGGTGCGGGCATACAGCGAATCTGCCAGTTTGAAGGGCCGGTTGCTGAGGTATTTCATAAACAGGTTGGAATTGCCGACCCTGCCGCCTCCGTTACTTCTCAGATCCACTACCAGGTTCGGTATTTTTTGCCGGCGTAGTTTCCGGAAAGATTGCCTGAAAAACGACCGTAATTTCAGCTTTTCAGAAAAACTGTTCAATTCCATAGTGGCAAAACGGCCGCTGCTGTCAATTATCAGTGATCGCTCCTCCTGCAACCGTCTGCTGCGCGGTTCCCGTTGTTGCTTTGATACTGCATGTGACTTCCGGCTGGTATCCACCGGAGGGCGATAAGGCCGGATCAGACGTTCGTGCGATGTACCGGTGCTATCGCGGAATCCGAAACGCAGGTCCCTGGGCCAACCATAGATCCACGTATATAATGCCCCGAAATAGGTACCCGTGCTCAATCGCTGGTCCTTTGCTGTACGGTTCCCTCCATCTGCCGGTATATAGCTCCGCAGGCTGTCCAGCACAGTTTTCACCGGTTTGCCTCCAACGGAATCGATCAACGCACCCCGGACCAGGCTGCTGTCGTTTTTAAAAATATTATACGCCACCGCCATGGTATCATTCCAGGTTTTTACATATACGGGAAACACATCCTTCGTTTTCAGTGTATCCAGGTATTTTGTATATTTTTTTGAAGCGCGTACGGATGTGTGCCCGCAGCCGATCTGTGTCGCCACTTTCGTCAGCACTCTACGAAACTCCGGTTCAGTAAGACTATCCTTAAGCTGGAGATACCCGTTGTCAAACACGCTGTCTATAACAGCTTTGGATGTATACCAGTACAAAGAAGGATGCCGTTCTTCCAGAATGTTTCGGAAAAGGTGGTAATCGGCCTGCAACTGCTGCAGACTGAATTTCTTTTGAGGATTAAACGCCACCCTGCCTGTTTTACAGGAGTACAGCACTATACCCATAAACAAACCGATCCACCATTTCATGCCAAAGCCGCTTTTACAAATAACCGATGTAATTGCTGCAAACTACAATTTATAGGCTACATATCATGAGTGGCGTCTCAATTTTCATGGCCATTGCTTAGTATGGCAGGATGACGTTTCCGCAAAAAATGCGGAGCGGATCCGGTATATGAATGCCGCTGACGCACAGACCGGCACCCAAAAAAACGTGTCAGAAAATCTGCGCGTCAGCAGCAGTAGCGCTTTACAGTCGCGGCCCATCAGGGCCTTAACCCGTTCAGCGAATAGATGTCTCTTGTTTTAAAATACTGGACCCAATTGTAATTTTTGAACCGGTCCTGGTCGGCCGCGCTCATTTTATGACAGCTCGAACAGTTATAGCCGGAACTGGCAATGATCACATTGTCGATCCCCTGATGGGCCGGATCTAAAAATACCGTCGTGTTCCGCTCCGCATTCTGGATCCGTTTTTCCAGCACGTCCTTAAAAGCCCAGGTATTGTAGTTGGGCGATGCCTTTGCAAGGGCATATATTTTTTTGGCGGTTGCGGCATCACCCGTCCGTACGATCATATCCCCCATGTTTAAAAAATAGCCTTCGATATTATGCGGTGCAATCCAGCTGTTGTAACAGGCCCGTTTCCTGCCCAGGTTATGGCCGGAAAGATCGCGGTTGATGAATGCCTGGATGGCCGGGTTTGAGCGGTCTACAGAGGCCGTGTAACAATCTTCTAAAGTGGTCCATTGCCATTCCAGTGCCTGCTGAAAAAGCGGTGACTGTACGGGAGCGCCTGCAAAAGAGATCCCGATTGTAAATTTATTAAACTCCGGCCAGGCATTAATCGACTCCACTCCCCTGGTATACCCCTGCTGCTGAAGTTCCTGGGATTGAAGTATTCCCGCATGCGCCATTTCAGCGTCTGCCAGGAAACCCAGCACCCGTTTGT
The sequence above is a segment of the Niabella agricola genome. Coding sequences within it:
- a CDS encoding tetratricopeptide repeat protein, yielding MKKSILVLACMILAGTVSILSCRKNKTEKSAFDKLYERVNDPQNHYFWEQFHAGNIENVKTVIHKLEQQYQEDSTNLIATAHLGFARFWLLSEGMRGGVSPEEIPGHVADARRFFAKAYQMNPNDKRVLGFLADAEMAHAGILQSQELQQQGYTRGVESINAWPEFNKFTIGISFAGAPVQSPLFQQALEWQWTTLEDCYTASVDRSNPAIQAFINRDLSGHNLGRKRACYNSWIAPHNIEGYFLNMGDMIVRTGDAATAKKIYALAKASPNYNTWAFKDVLEKRIQNAERNTTVFLDPAHQGIDNVIIASSGYNCSSCHKMSAADQDRFKNYNWVQYFKTRDIYSLNGLRP
- a CDS encoding S41 family peptidase yields the protein MKWWIGLFMGIVLYSCKTGRVAFNPQKKFSLQQLQADYHLFRNILEERHPSLYWYTSKAVIDSVFDNGYLQLKDSLTEPEFRRVLTKVATQIGCGHTSVRASKKYTKYLDTLKTKDVFPVYVKTWNDTMAVAYNIFKNDSSLVRGALIDSVGGKPVKTVLDSLRSYIPADGGNRTAKDQRLSTGTYFGALYTWIYGWPRDLRFGFRDSTGTSHERLIRPYRPPVDTSRKSHAVSKQQREPRSRRLQEERSLIIDSSGRFATMELNSFSEKLKLRSFFRQSFRKLRRQKIPNLVVDLRSNGGGRVGNSNLFMKYLSNRPFKLADSLYARTRSSAYSRFISNDLALKWFMRLATHKKTDGYFHFTWYEKHYFRPKKKNHYEGLVYLLSGGNSFSATSLVIGGLKAQQNIIVLGEPTGGGAYGNSALLIPDVTLPATKIRFRLPLFRMVRDKHLPKDGQGVQPEILVQPTIEDIRRGRDYKMEKVKEQIRSSEK